A DNA window from Sulfitobacter sp. BSw21498 contains the following coding sequences:
- the rpmG gene encoding 50S ribosomal protein L33, translating to MAKPTTIKIRLNSSAGTGHFYVTKKNARTMTEKMVIKKYDPVIRKHVEYKEGKIK from the coding sequence ATGGCGAAGCCAACCACGATCAAGATCCGTCTGAACTCGTCCGCGGGCACAGGCCATTTTTACGTCACTAAGAAAAACGCACGTACCATGACCGAGAAAATGGTCATCAAGAAGTACGACCCCGTTATTCGCAAGCACGTTGAATACAAAGAAGGCAAGATCAAGTAA
- a CDS encoding N-acetylmuramoyl-L-alanine amidase translates to MVGTPLHCKSPNHGPRRNGLRPSLIVLHYTAMDSAEAACARLCDPEAEVSAHYLITMTGDTMPLVPEDQRAWHAGAGEWRGHSDINSRSIGIELDNRGSHPFPEPQMAMLETLLRGIMDRWAILPEGVIGHSDMAPGRKVDPGPRFDWRRLARQNLAGKGNSQRATADPTVDAFVTAARAAGYTATHDIDLLLQSTRLRFAPWRKGPLCADDMVLGHNL, encoded by the coding sequence ATGGTAGGCACGCCGCTGCACTGTAAATCTCCGAATCATGGGCCGCGCCGGAACGGGCTGCGGCCCTCTTTGATCGTGTTGCACTATACCGCAATGGACAGCGCCGAAGCCGCCTGTGCGCGCCTTTGTGACCCCGAGGCCGAAGTTTCGGCCCATTACCTCATCACCATGACGGGCGACACGATGCCACTGGTGCCAGAGGATCAGCGTGCCTGGCATGCGGGAGCCGGAGAGTGGCGGGGGCACTCTGACATCAATTCCCGCTCCATTGGGATCGAGCTCGATAATCGGGGCTCTCACCCGTTTCCCGAACCGCAGATGGCCATGCTCGAGACGTTACTGCGTGGCATCATGGACCGTTGGGCGATCCTGCCAGAAGGGGTCATAGGCCATTCCGATATGGCTCCTGGGCGCAAGGTAGACCCCGGCCCACGGTTCGACTGGCGCCGTCTGGCACGACAGAACCTCGCCGGAAAAGGAAACAGCCAGCGCGCGACTGCCGATCCTACGGTCGATGCCTTTGTCACAGCAGCACGTGCGGCGGGCTACACAGCCACGCATGACATAGACCTTTTGTTACAAAGCACACGCCTGCGCTTTGCACCTTGGCGCAAGGGGCCACTTTGCGCTGATGATATGGTCCTTGGGCATAATCTGTAG